A window of the Deferribacterota bacterium genome harbors these coding sequences:
- a CDS encoding 2-nitropropane dioxygenase produces MVENGSFDIIGSWQPKKNIPELKDYIEIINNVRKPVYVIRNMKTGILFPANEGNIDYSIDDNINYGLIGVLPPIYPEWLGDRSFTEVHNVRFPYVAGAMYRGITSVKMVTTMAKAGMLAFFGTAGFSPDKVESSVKEILDDIGDKNLSFGSNLIYSP; encoded by the coding sequence ATGGTAGAAAATGGGAGTTTTGATATAATTGGATCTTGGCAACCTAAGAAAAATATTCCAGAATTAAAAGACTATATAGAAATAATAAATAATGTTAGAAAACCAGTTTATGTAATAAGGAATATGAAGACGGGAATATTGTTTCCAGCTAATGAAGGAAATATTGATTATTCAATAGATGATAATATTAACTATGGATTAATAGGGGTTTTGCCCCCCATTTACCCTGAATGGCTAGGAGATAGATCATTTACAGAGGTTCATAATGTTAGGTTTCCTTATGTTGCTGGCGCAATGTATAGAGGGATAACCTCAGTAAAAATGGTTACAACTATGGCTAAAGCTGGTATGTTAGCTTTTTTTGGTACTGCAGGTTTTTCTCCAGATAAGGTAGAAAGTTCTGTTAAAGAAATTTTAGATGATATAGGTGATAAGAATTTATCCTTCGGAAGTAACCTGATTTATTCACCGG